atagacaaacaagtcatattccctcaagttaaggttaaccacgatacttacctcaCTCTAAGGACCAAACTCAAAACTCAACCACTACTTTGCCTTTtaaacaagcctccgaaccaatagaatctagcaatttaccaaccaaacgattcaaattaagccttaagAACTACTCACGATTGCAAAAAATGCAATTTAGGTAGTAATtgaaaaaatcaacaaaagttAACTCCCAGGCCCGCTTGCTCCAaaccgaaattcggaccaaaactcaatttgaggtctagtcccaatttttcaaaaatccctaattctaccaaaattccccaatttccaccatgaaaaccctaaaTTTTAGGTTAAAATCTTAGGAAAGTAGTGAAGGATTGAAAGAAagtagtttagaatcacttatcaatgatttggggaagaaatgttttttaaaaaaatcgcctctagggttcttgagtttgaaaatttgaagaatgaaccaaaaatcccgtttaagttatatttaatcagttgcagatgtcgcatttgcgacttgggaTTTGCAAATGTGAACCCTGCAAATGCGAAGCATCCATCGCAAATGTAAAGATCCTCACACCCATGCTTACTTTGCAAATGCAATGAATAGTCtgcaaatgcgaactctgatacattcgcaaatgcgacctattGATCGCATTTACGAACATTGCCTATGCAACCTCCaatttgcaaatgcgaactctggCCTTCCCAGctaatcttcgcaaatgcgaacccattagtggtcgcaaatgcgatggttgACCTCACAATTGCGAGGTCTGAGGCTTGCAATAAAATCTGGAAAACACCAGCAATGTTCTAAGTCCAATATttactccgtagcctatccgaaactcatccgagtcCTAGAGGCTCTAAACGAAAGTGAACActagtctaaaaacatcatacgaacttgcacgcgcgatcaaatcgccaaaatgaTACCTAGAACTATCAATTGagcaaaaaatcaaatgaaattttcaagaaagcttcGAAACttttattttcacaaccggacgttcGAATCACGTTGtaaaataaagagtgttatttcttttaaagttgtagtagtctcttgaTACTACtaagttgtaatattatagtgaAAATATTGCTCCGCTCGGGTATTGTATTTTACCTCGTTAAAAGATATGGTGTCTTTGatactctcttgtgttattattatatttaccgtggatattattcctgggcgGGATATTTATTATTTCCCAACAACGTGGTATCAAAACCTTGACAAATAATGGTCCGCTGTCTTTTCAGTATCCCCGTCTCACAAAAGATAATTATGAAAAATGGTGTCTATATATGAAAGCCATTCTTGGCTCTCAGGATGTGTGGGAAATCATAGACAGAAGATATGCAAAATCCAATAATAAGAAAGCTCTTCATCAAAATGAAAAAGATGTCTTGGCAAAGACAAGGAAGAAGGATCAACAAGCCCTCACGCTCATCCACCAATATTTGGATGATGCAATGTTTGAGAAGGTGACAGATGCTACCACCTCAAAGGAAGCTTGGGATATTTTACAAAATTTTCTCCAATGAGTTAACAAGGTGAGGAAGgtaaaacttcaaactctaagggctgattttgaagttttaaaaatgaaagaatccgaATGCATTTCAAATTATTGTTCAAAAGTGAAGGTTGTTGTAAATCAACTGAGAAGATACGGGGAGGACATAAAAGATATCCGCGTGGTAGAAAAGATCGTTTGCACTTTAACACCTAAATTTGATTTGGTGTTGTGTGCTATTGAGGAGTATAAAGATTTAGACTCTATGACGGTTGAACAATTGGAGGGATGTTTACAGGCCCATgaagaaaagatcaaaaggagACAAAAAGTTCCATTAGAGCAATTTCTTAAAACTCAGGCATCCTTCAAGGATTATAGAGGTGAAAAGAGCTATCGAGGAAACACacgaggccgaggccgtggtGGTCATGGAAGAGGAAGAAGTAATGGTAATAACTTCAAcaataaagttaaaatgcaccaAACATTCAGAGGTCGTAGTTGTGGACAAAGAGGAGGAAGAGGACGTGGCTActaccaagaaaataatggacaaaggtATGACAAATAAAAAATTGAGTGTTATAATTGTCGTAAATTTGGCCATTACTCTTGGGAATGTAGTAGCAATGTTGAAGAAAAATCTAACCCTATTGATgacaagaaagaagaagatgagtcaATATTATTGCTGGCACTCAAGGAAGAAGACAAGGATGATTTTAATTCATGGTATTTGGACAATGGAGAAAGCAATCATATGTGTGGACGCAAAGAGAAGTTTGTGGAGATCAATAAAAAGGTGAGAGGTAATGTATCCTTTGGAGATACCTCAAAGATTCAAATCGAAGGGATAAGTACAATTTTGATCTCCTGTAAAGATGGTAGTCACAATTTaattcaagatgtttattatgtgtcaaaattaaaaagtaatatttgagTTGGGCCATCTTCTTGAAAATGAATATGAcatccacatgaaaaatatgcatctttggcttAGAGACTCAAGTGGAATTCTAATTGCTAAAGTGCATATGGCAAAGAATAGATTATTTTCTCTGAATCTTAAAACAATTGATGCAAAGTATTTGAAGTCTAATGTGCAAGATGAATCATGGTGTTGGCACATGCTATTTGGGCACTTGAATTTTGAAGCGCTCAAAACAATGTGATGCCATCAATCAGCCATCCACATCAATTGAAAAGAACATGGTGCATGGGATACCATCAATCATCCATCCACATCAATTGtgtgaagcttgtcttcttggaaaACATGCGAGGAGGAGTTTTCCAAAGGAGTCCATGTCAAGATCAACCAAGCTGCTCCAGCTTGTTCACACTGATGTGTGTGGACCAATCAATCCACATTCCTTTGGTAAAAATAAATACTTTCTACTTTTCATTGATGACTTTAGCAAAAAGACTTGGGTTTATTTCTTGAACCAAAATTCTGAAGCTTTTGCtgcttttaaaaattttaaagtaCTTGTGGAGAAAGAAAGTGACTATGAAATTAAAACTTTAAGTTCCGATAGAGGAGGCGAATTCACTTTAAAAGAATTTAATGACATAGATCAATCTCATGGAATTCGTCGCGCTCTAACGGTACCTTATTCACCCCAACAAAATGGAGTTGCAGAGAGAAAGAATCAAACAATTGTTAATATGACTAGATGTATGTTGAAAGCTAAAAGTATGCCCAAGGAATTTTGGGCCGAAGCTATTTCTTGTGCAGTTTATTTGAACAACAAGTCCCCAACAAAGAATGTTAGAGATCAAACCTCTCAAGAAGCATGGAGTGGAAGAAAGCCAAGTGTCAAGCACTTGAGAATCTTTGGGAGCATAGCCTATTCATGTGCCACATCAAGGGAGAGCGAAACTTGACGATCGAAGTGTCAAGCATGTGTTTGTTGGTTATGATACGAGTCCAAAACGCTATAAGTTATATAACCCAAGCAGTGGCAAGGTGGTGGTAAGTCGCGatgttgaatttgatgaagaattgaCATGGAATTGGGAAGCTCAGGaagaaacttcatatgattttattccatactttggtgatgaagaagaaccagagatCGTAGAACCTGTGCAGGATACAACTCCACCTCCTTCTCCAACTAATGTTGTATCTCCCTCTTCTCAAGTGAGTTTAAATACACAGCCGCAAAGGACAAGTAGTATTCAAGAGCTCTATGAGGACACACaagaagttactaattttgattttttatgttgtctctttgctgaCAGTGACCAATGAACTTTGATGAAGCTGTTACAGACAAAAAAGGTGGAGACAAGCCATGGAGGAGGAGATTGAGTCAATAGAGAAGAACAACACTCGGGAGTTAACAACTCTTCCCCAGGGTCATCGAGCAATTGGAGTGAAATAGGTATACAAGATAAAGAAGAATGCTAATGGAGATGTGGCGAGATACAAGGCATGACTTGTGGCTAAAGGCTACAAGCAAAGGCAAGAAATtgactatgaagaagtctatgcacCTGTTGCCCGCATGGAGATGATTCGTTTGCTGATCTCTTTGGCGACACAAATGAAGTGGAAGATCCATCAACTAGATGTCAAGTCAGCTTTCTTGAATGGCTATTttgaagaagaagtctatgttgaACAACCATTGGGCTTCGTGGTCAAAAACTATAAAGATGAAGTGTTGCGGTTGAAGAAAGCTTTATATGGATTAAAGTAAGCCCCATGAGCATGGAATAGTTGCATTGACAAATATTTTCAAGACAATGGGTTTACTCATTGTCTCCATGAATATGCTCTTTACCTTAAAGTTCATACTAAtggagatatctttcttgtttgTCTTTATGTTGATAATCTTATTTTTACGGGCAATAACCCAAGTTTGTTTAAAGCTTTTAAGAAAGATATGTCTCGTGAGTTCGAGATGACGGATGTAGAGCTCATGTCATACTACCTGGGCCTAGAAGTGAAGCAGATGAAGGATGGaatttttatctctcaagaaagCTATACAAACGAGATATTGAAAAAGTTCAACATACTCGATTGCAACCCCGTGAACATACCGATGGAGAGTGGGACAAAATTGTCCAAGTTTAATGAAGGAGAAAAAGTGGATcccacatttttcaaaagccttgtGGGAAGTTTGAGGTACTTGACTTGTACCAGGCCAACTATACTCTTTGCAGTTGGAGTAGTAAGCCGCTTCATGGAAGCTCCTACCTCCACTCATTTGAAAGTCACTAGAAAAATTCTTCGTTACCTAAAAGGTACGATTGACTTTGGgttattttattcttcttttaatGATTTCAATCTTAAGGGATTTTGTGATAGTGATGATGCTGGAGATATTGATGATAGAAAAAGTACAActtgttttctatttttcttgggtgattatgttatttcttggagttcaaagaaacagTCCATTGTTACTCTCTCGACTTGTGAAGCTGAATATATAGCAGCAACATCATGTACATGTCATGCTATTTGACCGAGAAGATTATTGAAGAAGCTCAATTTGCCACAAATTGATCCTACAGAGATTTATATTGATAACAAATCCGCACAGGCACTCACGAAGAATCCAGTGTATCATGATCGAAGCAAGCATATAGATACAAGGTACTACTTTATCAGAGAATGCATTGCAAAGAAGGAAGTCGAGCTCAAATATGTGAAATCTCATGATCAAGTTGCAGATATCTTCACAAAGCCTCTCGAGTTTGAAGATTTTCAGAGTTTAAGATCAAgacttgaaatgaagaagaaaaattcaaaattaagggAGGGATTTGTGGGATccttattaaaataaaataaaaataactaaataAGATTATTGGAGAATGGAAAATGGTGGGCTCCTACAATGCTAATTTGCAGATGCAAAATCCATACCAATTTGCAAATACAAAATCGATGGCATAACCAAAATAGACTTGCAAACAGATTTGCAAGTTGCAAAACCAACCATTGTGATTGGTTTGATTTGCGACAAGAGTTACTATAAATAGCACCCTTCGGTTTCTCATTTAGCACACCAAAAATCAGAGAGCCTAgagagagtaatccacagattgtAGCCTGTATGATAAATAGTGAATGTGAGTAATATTATAGTGAGGTGTTTAAAATAAAGAgtattgttattttttttgaaGTTGTAATAGTCTTTTGACACTACtaagttgtaatattatagttAAAATATTGCTCCGCTCGAGTATTATATTTTACCTCGTTAAAAGATTTGGTATTtttgttactctcttgtgttattgttATATTTACCGTGGATATTATTTCTGGGCGGGATATCATTTTTCCCAACAGTAGAGGAAGGTGACGAGTTCAAAGACGTGCCAACTGCAGTAGGGTGCGGATGTGAGCTTGGAGAGATACGCCGGACATATGGCGGGCCATGTACATCTGCATGCAAGAGGTCACTAACAAAAGTTGACGCTTCATAGTGAACTGTAGTGTTGATAGCTGGGTGTGATTCAAAAACTTGCTTCGCTAGGCGACCTGTTACCATGTTCTGCTCCTGATATGTATGCTTGATGAGTGGATTACCTAGCTGGTGGATCACGGACCTGCTATCATCAATCAAGTACGAGTAAGCAAGATTATGATTGGTTAGTAGGTCTATTACCTCAGTTGCGTCAGTTTCAACTTCCAAAGGTAGTAGGTTGTGTCGAAGATCCATTTGAAGGCCTTTCAGTAGAGCAATCAATTCCATGTGTAAATTGTTGGCCTAGTATGTGCATCCCGAGAAGCCTATTTTCCAGCGACCAAGCCAATCACGGATGACTCCACCATAGCTTGAAAACCTACTAGAA
The Nicotiana sylvestris chromosome 11, ASM39365v2, whole genome shotgun sequence DNA segment above includes these coding regions:
- the LOC138881390 gene encoding uncharacterized mitochondrial protein AtMg00810-like is translated as MEMIRLLISLATQMKWKIHQLDVKSAFLNGYFEEEVYVEQPLGFVVKNYKDEVLRCIDKYFQDNGFTHCLHEYALYLKVHTNGDIFLVCLYVDNLIFTGNNPSLFKAFKKDMSREFEMTDVELMSYYLGLEVKQMKDGIFISQESYTNEILKKFNILDCNPVNIPMESGTKLSKFNEGEKVDPTFFKSLVGSLRYLTCTRPTILFAVGVVSRFMEAPTSTHLKVTRKILRYLKGTIDFGLFYSSFNDFNLKGFCDSDDAGDIDDRKSTTCFLFFLGDYVISWSSKKQSIVTLSTCEAEYIAATSCTCHAI